In a genomic window of Zingiber officinale cultivar Zhangliang chromosome 9B, Zo_v1.1, whole genome shotgun sequence:
- the LOC122024817 gene encoding anthranilate O-methyltransferase 2-like — MSLKVEQALHMVGGTGETSYATNSRIQEKAIHQTKSMLATAVEETYKVLHPDQMVVVDLGCSSGPNTLLVLSHVLSVAAKLPTTMELQFFLNDLPGNDFNSLFLSLEGFKKRLEREIKGNLLVPYYVAGVAGSFYGRLFPRASVHLFHSSFCLMWLSQVPEGLKTENGGPLNKGNIYWTETSLVEVEKAYREQFQKDFSIFLRSRHTELNVGGRMVLVFLGRRNRTPGNGDLIHIYGLLREALNSMVLEGIIPEEKVDTFNLPSYGASFEDVESVIRNEGLFDLDRAEILESSWDPFDDSKDDLYTISNHTGSGKNVANYIRAVVEPLIVHQFGAVILDDLFERYADRVSKHLLKEKANYTILVFALKKKV, encoded by the exons ATGAGTTTGAAGGTAGAGCAAGCTCTTCACATGGTCGGAGGCACCGGAGAAACTAGCTACGCCACCAATTCGAGAATACAA GAAAAGGCGATCCATCAAACCAAGTCTATGTTAGCTACTGCAGTGGAAGAAACGTACAAGGTTTTGCACCCTGATCAGATGGTTGTTGTCGACCTCGGCTGCTCTTCTGGCCCAAACACATTACTCGTGCTCTCTCATGTTCTTAGTGTGGCAGCCAAACTCCCTACCACGATGGAGTTGCAATTCTTCTTAAATGACCTCCCGGGGAATGACTTTAACAGTCTCTTTCTATCCTTGGAGGGATTCAAGAAGAGGTTGGAGAGGGAGATTAAAGGGAATTTACTAGTACCGTATTATGTAGCTGGAGTGGCAGGATCATTCTATGGAAGGCTTTTTCCTCGTGCGAGTGTTCATTTGTTTCACTCTTCCTTCTGTCTAATGTGGCTCTCCCAG GTTCCCGAAGGACTAAAGACGGAAAACGGTGGTCCACTAAACAAAGGAAATATTTATTGGACAGAGACAAGTTTGGTCGAAGTAGAGAAAGCATATCGGGAgcaatttcaaaaagatttttcaatattTCTTAGGTCACGTCACACGGAATTGAATGTTGGCGGGAGGATGGTGTTGGTATTTCTCGGACGAAGAAACAGAACCCCAGGGAATGGTGACTTAATCCATATTTATGGACTGCTAAGAGAAGCTCTCAACTCGATGGTCCTAGAG GGGATTATTCCAGAAGAAAAGGTTGATACTTTTAATTTGCCGAGTTATGGGGCTTCTTTCGAAGATGTGGAGTCGGTGATTCGTAACGAAGGGTTGTTTGATTTGGATCGAGCAGAGATCTTGGAGTCTAGTTGGGACCCATTTGATGACTCCAAAGATGATCTTTATACTATATCAAATCATACCGGAAGTGGAAAAAATGTGGCGAATTACATTCGTGCAGTAGTTGAACCGTTAATTGTGCATCAGTTCGGAGCTGTCATACTTGACGATCTATTTGAGCGATACGCAGATCGTGTTTCAAAGCACTTGCTCAAAGAGAAGGCCAATTACACCATTCTAGTCTTCGCCTTGAAGAAAAAAGTTTAA